One region of Polynucleobacter sp. Adler-ghost genomic DNA includes:
- a CDS encoding lipoprotein, translating into MIAILKRTLGIGLLISLVGCGVRGPLYLPNVPPAPSPPAEPEPKGKLYPPQSPTANNSTSTKQ; encoded by the coding sequence ATGATAGCGATTCTTAAAAGAACTCTCGGCATTGGCCTGCTAATATCCCTAGTTGGATGTGGGGTTAGAGGTCCCCTGTATTTGCCAAATGTGCCGCCAGCACCTAGTCCTCCTGCTGAGCCAGAGCCCAAAGGCAAGCTTTATCCACCCCAAAGCCCTACTGCTAATAACTCCACATCGACCAAGCAATGA
- the cyaY gene encoding iron donor protein CyaY: MKPGNLTVETIDDKQFHQLGSNLLESIEVALEAADDALDLDLDVERQGGNVINIRFRDRSVIVVNTQPPLHEIWVAAKSGGYHYRWAGTLGSPLWLDTKTGRELLGDLSEFASAQSGQVITISLLQK; encoded by the coding sequence ATGAAGCCAGGCAATTTAACTGTAGAAACCATTGACGATAAGCAATTTCATCAGTTGGGTAGTAATTTATTGGAGTCCATCGAAGTGGCCCTAGAAGCTGCAGACGATGCGCTAGACCTTGATTTGGATGTGGAGCGCCAGGGTGGAAACGTGATTAATATTCGGTTCAGAGATCGCAGCGTGATAGTGGTCAATACCCAGCCCCCTTTGCACGAGATTTGGGTGGCGGCTAAATCTGGCGGTTATCACTACCGTTGGGCGGGCACTTTAGGCTCCCCGCTGTGGTTAGATACTAAAACTGGGCGCGAACTACTGGGCGACTTATCCGAATTTGCCAGTGCTCAATCTGGTCAGGTGATCACTATTAGCCTGCTTCAGAAATAA
- the aroB gene encoding 3-dehydroquinate synthase, whose amino-acid sequence MKTLEVDLGNRSYPIHIGTDLIDQAELFSVCEKATLIYIVTNTTVAPLYAERLTKTLEKLGKTVRTIVLPDGESYKDWKNLQLIFDDLLKFGADRQTMLVALGGGVIGDMTGFAAASFMRGIRFIQVPTTLLAQVDSSVGGKTGINHPLGKNMIGAFHQPVAVIADLNTLKTLPARELSAGLAEVIKHGAIADAEFLNWIEVNAKALLACDTTAMAHAVLRSCQIKSAVVSADEREGGIRATLNFGHTFGHAIEAGMGYGEWLHGEAVGCGMVMGADLSRRLNFITQDEANRLTQIIQSMNLPITPPKFGAQRYMELMQVDKKTEGGQIRYVVLEKIGKAQIKSVPDDRVIETLTATGAV is encoded by the coding sequence ATGAAAACACTAGAAGTTGATCTAGGCAATCGCAGCTACCCCATTCATATTGGTACAGATTTAATAGATCAAGCAGAATTATTTAGCGTCTGTGAAAAAGCAACATTGATTTATATTGTCACTAATACGACTGTTGCCCCTTTGTATGCAGAACGCCTTACCAAGACCTTAGAGAAACTAGGTAAGACCGTCAGAACAATTGTCTTGCCTGACGGAGAGTCTTATAAGGACTGGAAAAATCTTCAGTTGATTTTTGATGACCTCCTCAAGTTTGGCGCTGATCGTCAAACTATGTTGGTGGCTTTAGGTGGTGGCGTTATTGGAGACATGACCGGCTTTGCCGCTGCAAGCTTTATGCGCGGCATTCGCTTCATTCAAGTCCCAACAACCTTACTGGCTCAGGTGGACTCCTCAGTTGGTGGCAAGACGGGTATTAACCATCCACTTGGGAAAAATATGATCGGGGCTTTTCATCAGCCAGTAGCAGTGATTGCTGATCTCAATACCTTGAAGACATTGCCTGCACGCGAACTGTCTGCAGGCCTAGCTGAAGTAATCAAGCATGGTGCGATTGCAGATGCTGAGTTCTTAAATTGGATTGAAGTAAATGCAAAAGCTTTGCTGGCCTGCGACACCACTGCAATGGCACATGCAGTCTTACGCTCTTGCCAAATCAAATCGGCCGTAGTGTCAGCCGATGAAAGAGAAGGTGGTATTCGTGCCACATTGAATTTCGGGCATACCTTTGGCCATGCAATCGAAGCAGGCATGGGCTATGGCGAGTGGTTACATGGCGAAGCTGTTGGCTGCGGTATGGTCATGGGTGCGGACCTCTCAAGACGCCTGAACTTCATTACTCAAGATGAGGCCAACCGCCTAACTCAAATCATTCAATCCATGAATTTGCCGATAACACCACCCAAGTTTGGCGCACAGCGTTATATGGAATTAATGCAAGTGGATAAAAAGACTGAGGGCGGACAAATTCGCTACGTCGTTTTAGAGAAGATTGGCAAAGCTCAAATTAAAAGTGTTCCCGATGATCGGGTTATTGAAACTCTAACAGCGACTGGGGCAGTTTGA
- a CDS encoding shikimate kinase, which produces MGAGKSTVGKLLAKKLGRRFLDADHVIEDRCGVKIPVIFEMEGEDGFRKREAQAISDITAEHDLILATGGGAVLLPENRQLLGERGTVIYLHANPMELWHRTKGGEGRPLLKNGDAKKILENLYAIRDPLYREIADYIIETGKPSVNQLVNTLIMQLELSA; this is translated from the coding sequence ATGGGCGCTGGAAAGTCGACCGTCGGTAAGTTGCTTGCCAAGAAATTAGGGCGCCGCTTTTTAGATGCCGACCATGTGATTGAAGATCGTTGTGGAGTCAAGATTCCCGTCATCTTCGAAATGGAAGGTGAAGATGGATTTCGTAAACGTGAGGCTCAGGCCATCAGTGACATCACAGCCGAACATGATCTCATTTTGGCAACCGGCGGCGGCGCTGTACTCCTGCCTGAGAATCGTCAGCTCCTCGGCGAGAGAGGGACAGTAATTTATCTCCACGCTAATCCCATGGAGCTGTGGCATCGCACTAAAGGCGGTGAAGGTAGGCCACTACTTAAGAATGGTGATGCAAAAAAGATTCTAGAAAACCTCTACGCTATTCGTGATCCTTTGTATCGCGAAATCGCTGACTATATTATTGAGACTGGAAAACCCAGTGTCAATCAGCTAGTCAACACTTTAATCATGCAACTCGAACTCTCCGCATAA
- a CDS encoding secretin and TonB N-terminal domain-containing protein produces MTPLKILQKPRGTLLPLTLVFLLNSAQGHFPEASTPNTLKEGRISLQFSQIEVTELLQVLAKMGNTNFLLSESIQGKISVDLKDTPWQTALHSILASRGLRLVRNDDIYWIGPHAEIQSFQKFRREDAALPFGGDHINSPRQILIEARIVEADQRFARELGIKLGYQANGIGNRPDQNASANLDLSGAGLAGFNPATLAATLVSKNAARLLQMELSALESDGQGKILSNPRIMTGDQVKATIEQGTELPYQVSSQSGSKLQFRKANLRLEVLPKIHPDGKISMLVGINKDTIGMKTEQGYAIDTKNLSSEVTVENGGTAIIGGIFQTTERDDEIKVPLLGDIPLIGHLFRHKSKLADKTELLVFLTPTVLDKH; encoded by the coding sequence GTGACTCCATTGAAGATCTTACAGAAACCCCGCGGCACTTTACTCCCCCTGACACTAGTTTTTTTACTCAATTCGGCTCAAGGACACTTCCCTGAAGCGAGCACTCCAAACACTCTTAAAGAGGGTCGCATTAGTCTTCAATTTAGCCAAATTGAAGTAACTGAACTTTTGCAGGTTTTAGCCAAAATGGGTAATACCAACTTTCTCCTAAGCGAATCTATTCAGGGCAAAATCTCGGTCGACCTCAAGGACACACCTTGGCAAACTGCTCTCCATTCCATACTTGCCAGCAGAGGATTGCGCCTTGTCCGCAATGACGATATTTACTGGATAGGCCCTCATGCAGAAATTCAAAGCTTTCAAAAATTTCGTCGGGAGGATGCCGCCCTACCTTTTGGGGGCGATCATATTAATAGCCCACGCCAGATCCTCATAGAGGCTCGCATTGTCGAAGCTGATCAGCGCTTTGCCCGAGAACTGGGTATCAAGTTGGGGTACCAAGCCAATGGCATTGGCAATCGCCCAGACCAAAACGCAAGCGCAAACCTTGATCTCTCAGGTGCTGGCTTGGCTGGATTTAACCCAGCCACCTTAGCTGCCACTCTGGTTTCTAAGAATGCGGCCCGACTCTTGCAAATGGAGCTCTCAGCACTCGAGTCCGATGGCCAGGGCAAGATTCTCTCGAACCCCCGCATCATGACTGGCGATCAGGTTAAAGCCACGATTGAGCAGGGAACCGAACTACCCTACCAAGTCAGCTCTCAAAGCGGGAGTAAATTGCAGTTTCGCAAAGCCAATTTACGCCTAGAGGTGTTGCCCAAGATTCATCCAGATGGAAAGATCTCCATGTTAGTGGGGATCAATAAAGACACCATTGGCATGAAAACTGAACAGGGCTATGCAATTGACACCAAAAATCTCAGCTCTGAGGTCACAGTTGAAAATGGGGGTACGGCCATTATTGGGGGCATCTTTCAAACCACAGAACGCGATGACGAAATCAAAGTTCCGCTCCTAGGCGATATTCCATTGATAGGGCATTTATTTCGCCATAAATCTAAATTAGCAGATAAAACTGAACTATTAGTCTTCTTAACCCCCACCGTACTGGACAAACACTAA
- a CDS encoding penicillin-binding protein 1A, with product MALPPKDKPPLNGRFNRQPDRRPGQQRAERFSSKKSGSNPLIKAMLVIGVFFAVIFTLLLGYAFLIAKPNLPKISALVDYNPKTPLRIYTADKVLIGEFGEERRKVIPLNEIPMSMRNAVLAIEDDRFYSHGGVDYVGILRATLTNLRGNLSQGASTITMQVARNFFLSNEKTFSRKIYEVLLAWEIESQLSKDKILEIYMNQIFLGQRAYGFSSAAQIYFGKELKDITIAESAMLAGLPKAPSAYNPVSNFRRAKIRQEYILQRMRDLSYITPEQYQIAMAEELHIRGLGNEFSTRADFPAEMVRQLLIAQYGEAIYSQGIDVYTTILKADQDAAYKAVRRGIFEYDLRHAYRGPEGFIDLPEDTVKRQRAIDEALLAYPQLDDLQSGVVLDIKPKEMQVMISTGDTITIKGESMKLAAAALTDSTQPKKRLRPGTIVRLLSDGGVWKLAQLPQVEAAFVSMNAETGAILSLVGGFDFRRNKFNHVTQAQRQPGSSFKPFIYAAAIEKGFSPSTMVNDAPLSIGGLETGSQAWEPKNYDGKYEGLMRLRTALAKSKNLVSVRLIRTIGPSYAQDYIQRFGFEAEKHPPYLTMALGAGSVTPLQMASAYSVFANGGYRVDPYLINKMTDSKGAVLFEAKPTHAREDAPRVLDARTSFVMDSMLQEVTKTGTAASARAKLGRNDIAGKTGTTNESHDAWFAGYNPKVVAIAWIGFDKPASLGDRETGGGLALPMWISYMSTALRDEPQQAREVPAGVTQVDGDWFIPEFSNNGGVRELQ from the coding sequence ATGGCTCTACCCCCAAAAGACAAGCCGCCCTTAAACGGGAGGTTTAACCGACAGCCTGATAGACGTCCCGGTCAGCAAAGAGCGGAGCGTTTCTCGTCCAAAAAATCGGGAAGCAATCCCCTGATTAAGGCGATGTTGGTTATCGGCGTGTTCTTTGCAGTGATATTCACATTGTTGCTGGGCTATGCTTTTTTAATAGCCAAGCCGAATTTGCCCAAGATCTCGGCACTGGTTGATTACAACCCTAAAACACCATTGCGTATCTATACAGCTGACAAAGTTCTAATTGGGGAGTTTGGGGAGGAGCGCCGTAAGGTAATTCCTTTAAACGAAATCCCAATGAGTATGCGCAATGCAGTTTTAGCCATTGAAGATGATCGCTTTTACTCTCATGGTGGAGTGGATTACGTCGGCATCCTGAGAGCTACGCTCACCAATTTACGCGGCAATCTTTCCCAAGGTGCCTCAACCATCACAATGCAGGTGGCACGGAACTTCTTCCTCAGTAATGAGAAAACTTTCAGTCGTAAGATTTACGAGGTTCTCTTAGCCTGGGAAATTGAGTCCCAATTAAGTAAAGATAAGATTCTTGAGATTTATATGAATCAGATCTTTTTGGGGCAAAGAGCTTATGGATTTTCTAGTGCAGCCCAAATCTACTTTGGTAAAGAGTTAAAAGACATTACGATCGCTGAATCAGCGATGTTGGCCGGCTTGCCAAAAGCACCATCGGCATATAACCCTGTGAGCAATTTCCGGCGTGCCAAAATTCGACAGGAATATATTTTGCAGCGCATGCGTGATTTATCGTACATCACGCCTGAGCAATATCAAATCGCCATGGCTGAAGAATTACATATCCGCGGCCTTGGCAATGAATTTAGTACTCGCGCAGATTTTCCTGCTGAGATGGTTCGTCAGCTTCTGATTGCGCAGTATGGCGAGGCAATCTATTCGCAGGGAATAGATGTTTACACCACAATCTTGAAGGCGGACCAAGATGCCGCATACAAAGCGGTACGACGCGGTATTTTTGAATACGACTTACGTCACGCATATCGTGGTCCTGAGGGATTCATTGATTTGCCAGAAGATACAGTGAAACGTCAACGTGCAATTGATGAAGCTTTGTTGGCTTACCCGCAATTGGATGATTTGCAGTCCGGCGTTGTGCTCGATATCAAGCCAAAAGAAATGCAGGTAATGATTTCTACTGGGGATACGATCACCATAAAGGGTGAGAGTATGAAGCTTGCCGCCGCCGCTTTAACTGATAGCACTCAACCAAAAAAACGTTTGCGTCCTGGTACAATCGTTAGACTGCTTTCCGACGGTGGGGTCTGGAAGTTGGCACAGTTACCTCAAGTTGAAGCTGCCTTTGTTTCAATGAATGCCGAGACGGGTGCGATCCTCTCTTTAGTAGGTGGCTTTGATTTCCGTCGAAATAAATTTAATCACGTCACTCAGGCCCAGCGCCAGCCGGGCTCCTCTTTCAAACCATTTATTTATGCCGCAGCGATCGAGAAAGGCTTTTCTCCAAGTACGATGGTGAATGATGCCCCGCTATCTATTGGCGGGCTGGAAACAGGGAGTCAAGCTTGGGAGCCAAAGAACTACGATGGTAAGTATGAGGGTTTAATGCGTTTACGCACTGCATTAGCAAAATCAAAAAACTTGGTTTCAGTGCGACTAATTCGTACTATCGGGCCATCTTATGCTCAAGACTATATTCAACGTTTTGGGTTTGAAGCAGAGAAGCATCCACCTTATTTGACAATGGCTTTAGGTGCAGGCTCCGTCACACCTTTGCAAATGGCATCTGCTTACAGTGTTTTTGCTAATGGGGGTTATCGTGTAGATCCTTACTTAATTAATAAGATGACAGACTCAAAAGGCGCGGTACTGTTTGAGGCTAAGCCTACTCATGCGCGTGAAGATGCTCCCCGCGTGTTAGATGCAAGAACTTCTTTTGTGATGGACAGTATGCTGCAAGAAGTTACGAAAACCGGTACTGCAGCCAGTGCGAGAGCAAAATTAGGTCGGAATGATATCGCTGGTAAAACAGGTACTACCAATGAGTCGCACGATGCTTGGTTCGCGGGATATAACCCGAAGGTAGTTGCAATTGCTTGGATTGGCTTTGATAAGCCTGCAAGTTTGGGTGATCGTGAAACTGGTGGGGGCCTCGCTTTACCAATGTGGATCTCCTATATGAGTACTGCCTTGAGGGATGAGCCACAACAAGCACGCGAAGTGCCTGCGGGCGTTACCCAAGTGGATGGTGATTGGTTTATCCCTGAATTTTCAAATAATGGCGGTGTGCGCGAACTGCAGTAG
- a CDS encoding transposase, with product MARQARTIIPGQAMHVMVRGNNREILFFGDADRRIYLDWLREAAKHFACSVHAFALMPNHVHLLMTPQNADSLAKTMQSLGRRYAQYFNQQQHRSGTIWEGRYRSSLIDPEYFLRCQRFIELNPVRSGFESSSQASTWTSFASHIGDNAEPWLVDHQHFWSLGNTPFERQMTWAAFVKEGAPHWEDRQITEALVRSKPWISDAYAKKLFKDNPEQVLIRRRGRPKKLIPTNSIS from the coding sequence ATGGCAAGGCAAGCGCGCACCATCATTCCCGGTCAAGCGATGCATGTCATGGTCCGCGGCAATAATCGAGAAATACTTTTTTTTGGTGATGCTGACCGCCGCATCTATTTAGATTGGTTAAGAGAGGCTGCCAAACATTTTGCTTGTTCGGTACATGCATTTGCCTTGATGCCAAATCATGTACATCTCTTAATGACCCCCCAGAATGCAGACTCGCTTGCAAAAACAATGCAATCCCTAGGCAGGCGTTATGCCCAGTATTTCAATCAACAGCAGCATCGGTCGGGAACAATTTGGGAGGGACGCTATCGCTCTTCCTTAATAGATCCAGAGTATTTTTTACGCTGCCAACGCTTCATTGAACTCAATCCTGTGAGATCTGGTTTTGAATCAAGCTCACAGGCTTCGACATGGACTAGTTTTGCTTCCCACATTGGCGACAATGCAGAGCCTTGGCTGGTTGACCATCAGCACTTTTGGAGCTTGGGTAATACTCCTTTTGAGAGGCAAATGACTTGGGCTGCATTTGTGAAAGAGGGTGCGCCTCACTGGGAAGATCGCCAAATTACCGAGGCTTTGGTGAGATCTAAGCCGTGGATCAGCGATGCTTATGCAAAAAAGCTATTTAAAGACAATCCTGAGCAGGTATTAATACGGCGTCGTGGGCGACCTAAAAAATTAATTCCAACTAATTCAATAAGTTAG